In Notamacropus eugenii isolate mMacEug1 chromosome 1, mMacEug1.pri_v2, whole genome shotgun sequence, one genomic interval encodes:
- the COX7A2L gene encoding cytochrome c oxidase subunit 7A2-like, mitochondrial: MAPSLREYRLREVGLRGDMYYKFSGFTQKLTGSWASAAYSPQGLKPVASSEAPPIIFATPTKFASEAAPYDYAGKNKVPELQKFFQKSDGLPVHLKHGLPDQMLYRTTMALTLGGTIYCLIALYMASQPRNK, translated from the exons ATGGCGCCGTCGCTGCGGGAATACCGGCTTCGGGAGGTCGGTTTGAGGGGAGACATGTACTACAAGTTTAGCGGCTTCACCCAGAAGCTGACTGGGTCCTGGGCTTCGGCCGCCTACAGCCCGCAG GGTTTAAAGCCTGTGGCGTCCTCAGAAGCACCACCTATTATATTTGCCACACCAACAAAATTTGCCTCAGAAGCAGCTCCATATGATTATGCTGGGAAAAACAAAGTTCCAGAGCTGCAGAAATTTTTTCAG aaaTCTGATGGTTTACCTGTCCACTTGAAACACGGTCTACCTGACCAAATGCTCTATCGGACCACCATGGCTTTGACACTGGGAGGGACCATCTACTGCCTGATTGCTCTCTACATGGCTTCACAACCCAGAAATAAATAA